From Mycolicibacterium nivoides, a single genomic window includes:
- a CDS encoding ankyrin repeat domain-containing protein, which yields MASRLPTNPSIDHLRAEARKLQRADRTPLHQAQFAVARDYGFSSWPRLVHYLRDAAELSVDPGALDEDALDAADRFCSWASLRYNETDAPPRWDAAATLLTAEPDVVDRHIWAAASAADPAALARHLTSRPALANTGGGPFGWVPLMYLCYSRVPLGHSSEEVLAATNLLLDAGADPNAGYLWCGLSTPFTVLTGVFGEGEQGPRRQPRHPFAPELASLLLTRGAHPADQQTLYNRMFRADDSHLELLFEHGLADAGPSPWELRLGEAMESRDEMWRRQVDWAAEHGFTGRLDLLARHGIDVAGVDVVAPVFPDDPNALDDEGATALHQAAWAGDHELIRRLLDAGADTTMTDRRFGSTPLAWAEHAYQTEAADLLRRHVIRPPSGRDG from the coding sequence ATGGCCAGCCGTCTGCCGACCAACCCTTCGATCGACCATCTGCGTGCGGAAGCCCGCAAGCTGCAGCGCGCCGATCGCACCCCACTGCATCAAGCCCAGTTCGCCGTCGCCCGCGACTACGGTTTCAGCAGCTGGCCCAGGCTCGTGCACTACCTCCGCGACGCGGCCGAGCTCAGCGTCGATCCCGGCGCGCTCGACGAGGACGCCCTGGATGCCGCGGACCGGTTCTGCTCGTGGGCATCGTTGCGCTACAACGAAACCGATGCACCGCCGCGCTGGGACGCCGCCGCAACCCTGCTCACCGCCGAACCCGACGTGGTCGACCGGCACATCTGGGCCGCCGCGTCGGCCGCGGACCCTGCGGCGCTGGCCCGTCATCTGACGAGCCGGCCGGCACTGGCGAACACCGGTGGCGGGCCGTTCGGCTGGGTTCCGCTGATGTACCTGTGCTATTCGCGAGTTCCATTGGGCCACAGCTCCGAGGAGGTCCTCGCGGCGACGAACCTGCTGCTCGACGCCGGCGCCGACCCGAATGCCGGCTACCTCTGGTGCGGGCTGTCGACGCCCTTCACGGTGCTGACCGGGGTCTTCGGCGAAGGTGAACAGGGCCCGCGGCGTCAGCCCCGGCATCCGTTCGCACCCGAACTGGCCTCATTGCTGTTGACGAGAGGCGCGCATCCGGCCGACCAGCAGACGCTGTACAACCGGATGTTTCGCGCGGACGATTCACACCTGGAGCTGCTGTTCGAGCACGGCCTGGCCGACGCCGGGCCGAGCCCGTGGGAGCTGCGCCTCGGTGAGGCGATGGAATCCCGCGACGAGATGTGGCGGCGCCAGGTCGACTGGGCTGCCGAGCACGGCTTCACCGGTCGGCTCGATCTGCTTGCCCGGCACGGAATCGACGTAGCCGGAGTGGATGTGGTCGCTCCGGTGTTCCCGGACGACCCGAACGCGCTGGACGACGAGGGCGCCACGGCCCTGCACCAGGCAGCCTGGGCCGGTGACCACGAGCTGATCCGGCGTCTCCTCGACGCCGGGGCCGACACGACCATGACCGACCGACGCTTCGGCTCGACTCCTCTGGCCTGGGCCGAGCACGCCTACCAGACCGAGGCTGCGGACCTGCTGCGCCGCCACGTCATACGGCCCCCTTCGGGCCGCGACGGATGA
- a CDS encoding LuxR C-terminal-related transcriptional regulator has translation MKLAGREDELAVIRRSLGGPGTHHGVVIVGSAGVGKTRLAREALSHAASSGHRTNWFVGTESARAIPLGAFTGSISQGMCDPLPDVRRVIDSFVAQQRMGKVVIGIDDAHLLDPLSAHVVHQLAQTQGVRLVVTARSGGPEPDAVTALWKDSLLDRIDLEPLSATAAATLIESAVAGPVDSRSTRRFWKLTGGNALYLLQLVKDQIAAGRMHKSAGVWMWDGDVAVSQSITDMVGRRLGELEPGMALVLDTLSQCEPLSVDVLVDLVDQADLEAAEQMHLVTVERAGRGLVATLAHPLYGELRRATAGEMHLSRIRGRLARRLASEPDGDMRATVRRALLALHSDLPPDPELYLTAARCAAVLLDPDAANRFAAAAGECGAPEAAPMRAMTLLLLSRGDEAEVVLREISADGAPDSHHWATVRAANLAWMLSRPIDARMILEKLSGAAESDEQRMERLAIQACVDAVLGHCASAEEKARTALDSGGLPDFHAMMASIALMMAFGALGHVDDINTVAEQAIERANTSFESSPTRFWFGAVHGRACRLTGRIDDVTAMAARLDESARDVPGLVYANLAHLLGHAELVRADLAAAVKHLHEAYAGAETHEITTGLRMASCFALAETYAKLGHAAAATEALAGVGQPVPEDYVFMGTAMAVATGWTLAAGGSLTDAIDVVREAGRDAARREQPTHELLCLQTAAQWGDTAGAARARELADTLKLPLAETVARHIEALAADDGAGLLAAADGYRAIGDRATAIDATAQAAVAFGRHGQGKRSAYAAAVAQENADECGGLCTPAMRNPAGQPLTGRQREIVELVVAGLSNKQIAERLVMSVRSVEGHLYRACQRVGASSREQLAAIIRRGPKGAV, from the coding sequence ATGAAGCTGGCGGGGCGGGAAGACGAACTGGCGGTGATCCGTCGCTCCCTTGGTGGGCCGGGAACCCATCACGGTGTGGTGATCGTCGGCAGTGCCGGCGTCGGCAAGACCCGGTTGGCCCGGGAGGCCCTCAGCCATGCCGCGTCGTCCGGGCACCGGACCAATTGGTTCGTCGGAACCGAATCCGCACGCGCCATTCCCCTCGGAGCGTTCACCGGGTCGATCAGCCAGGGCATGTGCGATCCGCTGCCGGATGTGCGGCGCGTGATCGATTCCTTCGTCGCCCAGCAGCGCATGGGCAAGGTCGTCATCGGCATCGACGACGCCCACCTGCTCGACCCGCTGTCCGCGCACGTCGTACACCAGTTGGCGCAGACGCAGGGGGTGCGTCTAGTCGTCACCGCGCGTTCCGGCGGCCCGGAGCCCGACGCGGTGACCGCCCTGTGGAAGGACAGCCTGCTCGACCGGATCGACCTGGAGCCGCTGTCCGCCACCGCGGCCGCCACCCTGATCGAATCGGCGGTCGCCGGCCCCGTCGACAGCCGCAGCACACGCCGGTTCTGGAAACTCACCGGAGGCAACGCGCTGTACCTGCTGCAGTTGGTGAAGGACCAGATCGCCGCCGGGCGGATGCACAAATCCGCCGGGGTGTGGATGTGGGACGGCGATGTGGCCGTATCGCAGAGCATCACCGATATGGTCGGGCGGCGGCTGGGCGAACTCGAACCCGGTATGGCGCTGGTGCTGGACACGCTCTCGCAGTGCGAGCCGCTGAGCGTCGACGTCCTGGTCGACCTGGTGGACCAGGCCGATCTGGAGGCCGCCGAGCAGATGCATCTGGTCACGGTCGAGCGTGCCGGACGTGGTCTGGTGGCCACCCTTGCGCATCCGCTGTACGGCGAATTGCGCAGGGCCACCGCCGGTGAGATGCACCTGTCGAGAATCCGTGGAAGGCTCGCGCGGCGGCTGGCGTCCGAGCCCGACGGGGACATGCGCGCGACGGTGCGCCGGGCGCTGCTGGCGCTGCACTCCGACCTGCCTCCGGATCCGGAGCTGTATCTGACGGCGGCGCGGTGCGCCGCGGTCCTGCTCGATCCCGACGCCGCGAACCGATTCGCCGCTGCCGCAGGGGAATGCGGTGCACCGGAGGCGGCACCGATGCGGGCCATGACCCTGCTCCTGCTGAGCCGGGGCGACGAGGCCGAGGTCGTCTTGCGGGAGATCAGCGCCGACGGTGCGCCGGACAGCCACCATTGGGCGACCGTTCGGGCGGCCAACCTGGCCTGGATGCTCAGCAGACCGATCGATGCCCGCATGATCTTGGAAAAGCTCTCCGGCGCAGCGGAATCCGATGAACAGCGGATGGAGCGCCTGGCCATCCAGGCCTGTGTCGACGCGGTACTCGGCCACTGTGCGAGTGCCGAGGAGAAAGCCAGGACCGCCCTGGATTCCGGTGGGTTGCCCGATTTCCACGCGATGATGGCCTCGATCGCGTTGATGATGGCCTTCGGTGCACTGGGGCACGTCGATGACATCAACACCGTCGCCGAGCAGGCCATCGAAAGGGCCAACACATCTTTCGAGTCCTCGCCCACGAGATTCTGGTTCGGCGCCGTTCACGGCCGCGCCTGCCGGCTGACCGGCCGCATCGATGATGTGACGGCGATGGCGGCCCGGTTGGACGAGTCGGCGCGCGACGTCCCTGGTCTGGTGTACGCCAACCTCGCTCATCTACTCGGCCACGCCGAACTGGTCCGGGCCGATCTGGCTGCTGCCGTCAAACACTTGCATGAGGCCTATGCCGGTGCCGAAACACATGAGATAACAACCGGTTTGCGTATGGCCAGCTGCTTCGCGCTGGCCGAGACGTACGCCAAGCTCGGCCACGCGGCCGCGGCAACCGAAGCTCTGGCCGGGGTCGGGCAGCCGGTGCCCGAGGACTACGTGTTCATGGGTACCGCGATGGCGGTGGCCACCGGGTGGACGCTGGCTGCCGGTGGCTCGCTGACCGACGCCATCGACGTGGTGCGCGAAGCGGGCCGGGATGCGGCGCGGCGTGAACAGCCGACGCACGAACTGCTGTGTCTGCAGACGGCCGCACAGTGGGGTGACACCGCCGGGGCTGCGCGCGCACGGGAACTCGCGGACACGCTGAAACTGCCGCTGGCCGAGACGGTCGCCCGCCACATCGAGGCGCTGGCGGCCGACGACGGCGCCGGATTGCTCGCCGCCGCAGACGGTTACCGTGCCATCGGTGACCGGGCCACGGCCATCGACGCCACCGCGCAGGCCGCGGTCGCGTTCGGTCGCCATGGTCAGGGCAAACGCAGTGCCTATGCGGCTGCCGTCGCCCAGGAGAATGCCGACGAATGCGGCGGGCTGTGTACCCCGGCGATGCGTAACCCGGCCGGTCAGCCGCTGACCGGCAGGCAGCGCGAGATCGTCGAACTGGTCGTCGCGGGCCTGAGCAACAAGCAGATCGCCGAGCGGCTGGTGATGTCGGTGCGCAGCGTCGAAGGGCACCTCTACCGGGCCTGTCAGCGGGTGGGCGCGAGCTCACGCGAGCAGCTCGCCGCCATCATCCGTCGCGGCCCGAAGGGGGCCGTATGA
- a CDS encoding SPW repeat protein — MSTVHSSIDLHPDIMALRAGYDRVAESMAAQVTFGLTLLTAMYVALSPWIVGFDAFNRLTVNDLIVGGAIAFLSMCFSFALDRAHGMTWTLPIFGVWLIISPWVFVSGPTAGMIWSHVISGALVMVLGFNAMYFGMRVRNSEARHA; from the coding sequence ATGAGTACAGTCCATTCATCAATCGACCTACACCCGGACATCATGGCCCTACGGGCGGGCTATGACCGTGTCGCAGAGTCGATGGCCGCGCAGGTCACCTTCGGCCTGACGTTGCTGACGGCGATGTATGTCGCGCTGTCACCCTGGATCGTCGGCTTCGACGCCTTCAACAGGCTGACGGTCAACGATCTGATCGTCGGAGGGGCGATCGCGTTCCTGTCAATGTGTTTCAGCTTCGCGCTGGACCGCGCGCACGGCATGACCTGGACACTGCCGATCTTCGGTGTGTGGCTGATCATCTCGCCGTGGGTGTTCGTCAGTGGACCGACCGCAGGCATGATCTGGTCGCACGTGATCAGCGGTGCGCTCGTGATGGTGCTGGGTTTCAACGCGATGTACTTCGGAATGCGGGTGCGCAATTCTGAAGCGCGGCACGCCTAG
- a CDS encoding NAD(P)H-dependent flavin oxidoreductase: MDIADRLKLDVPVVQAGMGGGIAGAPLAAAVSAAGGLGTLGLLPPGQLKSAIATVRDRAPGRAVAVNLLMPFIGRRHIEICLESDIDIAVMAFEIDRALIQRLSGEGIFVMVMVGTEDQAAEALAYGADGLIAQGREAGGHLVGTVAQADFLPKALALAGSRPVFAAGGIATAADTRAVLDAGAAGAVAGTRFLLTHESGAHPAYRQRIIDADSTIETTVFGLAWPARHRVLPNATTRRWCRPDGSARRLPAAINKFSAPLSRIPDRGDGALLHLQHPALPFLTPITLTADMPAHWAERAALYAGDTALRLDRVTSAAQAVADLAP, translated from the coding sequence ATGGACATCGCAGATCGGCTGAAACTCGATGTACCCGTGGTCCAGGCGGGCATGGGCGGCGGCATCGCGGGTGCGCCACTGGCCGCAGCGGTGTCAGCGGCAGGCGGACTGGGCACATTGGGGCTCCTGCCGCCCGGTCAGCTCAAGTCAGCGATCGCGACGGTGCGCGACCGGGCGCCCGGCCGTGCGGTCGCGGTCAATCTGTTGATGCCGTTCATCGGTCGTCGTCATATCGAGATCTGCCTGGAATCGGACATCGACATCGCGGTGATGGCATTCGAGATCGATCGGGCGTTGATCCAACGCCTCTCAGGCGAAGGCATATTCGTCATGGTGATGGTCGGCACCGAAGACCAGGCCGCCGAGGCGCTGGCCTACGGAGCCGACGGATTGATCGCACAGGGCCGTGAGGCCGGAGGACATCTGGTCGGCACCGTGGCGCAGGCCGATTTCTTGCCGAAGGCATTGGCATTGGCGGGTTCCCGCCCGGTCTTCGCCGCGGGTGGCATCGCCACGGCAGCCGATACCCGCGCTGTTCTCGATGCCGGCGCCGCGGGTGCGGTGGCGGGCACGCGGTTCCTGCTCACCCACGAATCCGGCGCCCATCCGGCGTACCGACAGCGAATCATCGACGCGGACAGCACGATCGAGACGACGGTGTTCGGTCTGGCCTGGCCGGCACGGCATCGGGTTCTCCCGAACGCCACGACCCGGCGCTGGTGCCGCCCCGACGGGAGCGCACGCCGGCTGCCGGCGGCGATCAACAAGTTCAGCGCGCCACTTTCCAGGATTCCCGACCGCGGGGATGGTGCACTGCTGCACCTGCAACATCCGGCGCTGCCGTTCCTCACCCCAATCACACTTACCGCAGACATGCCGGCGCACTGGGCGGAACGGGCCGCGCTGTACGCCGGCGACACCGCGTTGCGATTGGACCGGGTCACGTCGGCCGCACAGGCTGTCGCCGATCTCGCCCCGTAG
- a CDS encoding TetR/AcrR family transcriptional regulator, with product MESGTTGRWAGQRERRRVEFVDAALAAIAEHGPQTSTEQIAAHVGVTRTKLYRHFSGAADLQRAIAQRAAEMLNTELAPLWTPHGSMAQIIEASVGAHVGFLVEHRNLYRYLARCSLGEDGSAPDAIADIRLTIGTQLGTLFTVYLNAFGVDTDPQPLAFAIVGLVESTTGRWLDQPGSTGQDRLVADLVRWIWLLVDDTLRAGGVYVDSAEPLPTPDVIAAQAEIYRDPQRVGVA from the coding sequence GTGGAGAGCGGCACAACCGGGCGATGGGCGGGCCAGCGGGAACGCCGGCGGGTGGAGTTCGTCGACGCCGCACTGGCCGCGATCGCCGAACACGGTCCGCAGACCTCGACCGAGCAGATCGCCGCTCACGTCGGGGTCACCCGCACCAAGCTCTACCGGCACTTCTCCGGCGCCGCCGACCTGCAGCGCGCGATCGCGCAGCGCGCCGCCGAGATGCTCAACACCGAACTCGCGCCGCTGTGGACACCGCACGGTTCGATGGCCCAGATCATCGAGGCCAGCGTCGGCGCCCACGTGGGGTTCCTCGTCGAGCACCGCAACCTGTACCGCTACCTGGCCCGGTGCTCGCTCGGTGAAGACGGCTCGGCGCCCGACGCCATCGCCGACATCAGGCTGACCATCGGTACCCAGCTCGGCACGCTGTTCACCGTGTACCTCAACGCTTTTGGTGTGGACACCGATCCGCAGCCGTTGGCGTTCGCCATCGTCGGGCTGGTCGAATCGACGACCGGCCGGTGGCTGGATCAGCCCGGCTCGACCGGGCAGGACCGGCTGGTGGCCGACCTGGTCCGGTGGATCTGGCTGCTGGTCGACGACACCCTGCGGGCCGGCGGGGTGTACGTGGACAGTGCCGAGCCGCTACCCACCCCCGATGTGATCGCGGCGCAGGCTGAGATCTACCGAGATCCGCAACGGGTGGGCGTCGCCTGA
- a CDS encoding aldehyde dehydrogenase family protein: MTETQIDEALEELVEGEKTWASLSLAARRGLLDEVRALTARHAAEWVDAAVGIKQLDPSSPLVGEEWMSGPYSLAAGLAALSESMAKLEAGRSPLDGAAFGYAPGGRTTVKALPLNTFDQLLLSGFSAEVWLQPGIEKAEAIRSAGLAQRDPSRTNGVGAVLGAGNIFSIAPLDTIYELYANNRVVALKLNPITDPLLPVLTKVLAPFIAIGAVRILTGGAEAGTYLVRHKLVDHVHMTGSALTYDAIVFGTGEEGARRKAADEPVLDKEMTAELGGVSPTIVLPGTWSKADIEFQANHVATQRLHNNGYNCVAAQVVVLPKRWAQRDEFVAAIRKAVNDAPARAAYYPGSDVRVAGADTSYPDAQHLGSRGARVLVVDPDDREALLRTEYFGPVLGVIDLDVPDDQFAEEAVRIANDEFVGTLGVNIIAHPSTIAGLGEKFDHLVERLRYGTIAINAWTGVGYLTPTATWGAFPGHKRNDIQSGTGVVHNAFLLDRPERTVVRGPFRPAPRSVFGGEWSLSPKPPWFVNNRTAATTGRLLVDFAAAPGWGKLPAIFASALRG, encoded by the coding sequence ATGACTGAAACGCAGATCGACGAGGCCCTCGAGGAACTCGTCGAGGGTGAAAAGACCTGGGCTTCCCTGTCATTGGCGGCCCGGCGCGGCTTGCTCGACGAGGTGCGCGCACTGACCGCGCGCCACGCCGCCGAGTGGGTGGACGCTGCCGTCGGGATCAAACAGCTCGACCCCTCCTCACCGCTGGTCGGCGAGGAATGGATGTCCGGTCCGTACTCACTGGCAGCCGGGCTGGCCGCACTGTCGGAGAGCATGGCCAAGCTGGAAGCCGGCCGCAGCCCGCTCGACGGCGCCGCGTTCGGCTACGCCCCGGGCGGCCGGACCACGGTAAAGGCCCTGCCGCTCAACACCTTCGACCAGCTGCTGCTGTCCGGGTTCAGCGCCGAGGTGTGGCTGCAACCCGGTATCGAGAAGGCCGAGGCGATTCGGTCGGCCGGTCTGGCCCAACGCGACCCGTCCCGCACCAACGGCGTGGGCGCGGTTCTGGGTGCGGGCAACATCTTCTCGATCGCCCCGCTGGACACCATCTACGAGCTGTACGCCAACAACCGTGTCGTGGCGCTCAAGCTGAATCCGATCACCGATCCCCTGTTGCCGGTGCTGACCAAGGTGCTGGCCCCGTTCATCGCCATCGGCGCGGTGCGCATCCTGACCGGCGGAGCCGAGGCCGGCACATATCTGGTGCGCCACAAGCTCGTCGACCACGTGCACATGACCGGTAGCGCGCTGACCTACGACGCCATCGTGTTCGGTACCGGTGAAGAGGGCGCCCGGCGCAAGGCCGCCGACGAGCCGGTGCTCGACAAGGAGATGACCGCCGAGCTCGGCGGGGTGTCGCCGACCATCGTGCTGCCCGGCACCTGGAGCAAGGCCGACATCGAGTTCCAGGCCAATCACGTTGCCACACAACGGCTGCACAACAACGGCTACAACTGCGTGGCCGCGCAGGTGGTTGTGCTGCCCAAGCGCTGGGCGCAGCGCGACGAGTTCGTCGCCGCCATCCGCAAGGCTGTCAACGACGCTCCGGCGCGGGCCGCCTACTACCCCGGCTCCGACGTCAGGGTCGCCGGCGCGGACACGTCGTATCCGGACGCACAGCACTTGGGCTCGAGGGGTGCCCGGGTCCTGGTGGTGGATCCGGATGACCGGGAAGCGTTGTTGCGCACCGAATACTTCGGACCGGTGCTCGGCGTGATCGATCTCGACGTCCCGGATGACCAGTTCGCCGAAGAGGCTGTGCGCATCGCCAACGACGAGTTCGTCGGCACCCTCGGGGTGAACATCATCGCCCACCCGAGCACCATCGCGGGCCTCGGCGAGAAGTTCGACCACCTCGTCGAGCGGCTGCGCTACGGCACCATCGCGATCAACGCCTGGACCGGCGTGGGGTATTTGACCCCGACCGCCACCTGGGGAGCATTCCCCGGGCACAAGCGCAACGACATCCAGAGCGGAACCGGCGTGGTGCACAACGCTTTTCTGCTCGACCGTCCGGAGCGCACCGTGGTCCGCGGCCCGTTCCGACCCGCGCCGCGGTCGGTGTTCGGCGGCGAGTGGTCGTTGTCGCCGAAGCCCCCGTGGTTCGTCAACAACCGCACCGCGGCGACGACGGGCCGGCTGCTGGTGGACTTCGCGGCGGCACCGGGCTGGGGCAAGCTGCCCGCGATCTTCGCGTCGGCGCTGCGGGGTTAG
- a CDS encoding TetR/AcrR family transcriptional regulator — protein sequence MAKAVAPRGFARERVLEAALSLFAEHGVNGTSLQMIADRLGVSKAAVYYQFHSKDEIVLAVIQPVFDDMMRLVRIAEAMSTPEARREAAVSGMVEMAVRHRRVTAVFHGDPVIDGLVHSRDELQDTIERLTGILLGPDPDVADRICMSVLAAGVYGSATDPTLNDVSDEELHRVLLDCAQRLLRAPATPVVSR from the coding sequence GTGGCGAAGGCTGTGGCGCCGCGTGGTTTTGCGCGCGAGCGGGTGCTGGAAGCGGCGCTGAGCCTGTTCGCGGAGCACGGCGTCAACGGCACGTCGCTGCAGATGATCGCCGACCGCCTCGGCGTCAGCAAGGCTGCCGTCTACTACCAGTTCCATTCGAAGGACGAGATCGTGCTGGCTGTCATCCAGCCGGTTTTCGACGACATGATGCGGCTGGTCCGTATCGCCGAGGCGATGTCCACGCCGGAGGCCCGGCGGGAGGCCGCCGTCAGCGGCATGGTGGAGATGGCCGTGCGGCACCGCCGGGTGACCGCGGTGTTCCACGGGGATCCTGTCATCGACGGACTGGTGCACAGTCGCGACGAACTGCAGGACACGATCGAACGGCTTACCGGGATCCTGCTGGGCCCCGACCCCGATGTCGCCGACCGGATCTGCATGTCGGTGCTCGCTGCCGGTGTCTACGGCAGTGCCACCGACCCCACGCTCAACGACGTCTCCGACGAGGAGCTGCACCGCGTGCTGCTGGACTGCGCGCAGCGGTTGCTGCGCGCGCCGGCCACGCCCGTCGTCTCCCGCTGA
- a CDS encoding SAM-dependent methyltransferase, whose translation MPSSCMAPLADLLDTYLMTAAESGVEQVVFLASDLDPRPYQLPWPVGTSVYVVDDPAILEVKTEALADTTPTAAVRGVPADISGNWPAALTQAGFDADRATLWSVEGVLPFIPLDEQRRLVADITVMSGPGSRLISEMSVSPFRDDSGGDVDVERCWRESADADMITKWQWSCAASRYVTAYLTSERPTSEYEAVETVLDSVDHRRGGVGRRVHGDAGPHVLRLRRRHRHRQREGR comes from the coding sequence ATGCCGAGCTCATGCATGGCGCCTCTGGCAGATCTCCTCGACACCTATCTCATGACAGCCGCCGAATCCGGCGTCGAGCAGGTGGTTTTCCTGGCCTCAGATCTGGACCCGCGTCCTTATCAACTGCCATGGCCCGTCGGCACCTCCGTGTACGTGGTGGACGACCCGGCGATCCTCGAGGTGAAGACCGAGGCTCTGGCCGACACCACCCCCACGGCGGCCGTACGAGGCGTCCCCGCTGACATCAGCGGAAACTGGCCCGCGGCGCTCACCCAGGCCGGGTTCGACGCCGACCGGGCCACCCTGTGGAGTGTGGAGGGCGTATTACCCTTCATCCCATTGGATGAGCAGCGTCGGCTCGTCGCCGACATCACCGTCATGAGCGGGCCGGGCAGCCGGCTGATCTCGGAGATGTCGGTCAGTCCCTTCCGGGACGATTCGGGTGGGGATGTCGACGTAGAAAGGTGTTGGCGGGAATCCGCCGACGCCGACATGATCACGAAGTGGCAATGGAGCTGCGCCGCTAGCCGGTACGTCACCGCGTACCTGACCTCCGAAAGGCCGACCAGCGAATATGAAGCTGTTGAGACGGTTCTGGATTCCGTTGATCATCGCCGCGGTGGTGTTGGTCGGCGGGTTCACGGTGATGCGGGTCCGCACGTTCTTCGGCTCAGGCGACGGCACCGGCATCGCCAGCGCGAAGGTCGATGA
- a CDS encoding MmpS family transport accessory protein: MLVGGFTVMRVRTFFGSGDGTGIASAKVDDTKPFDPKVVVYEIYGQPGATADVNYLDLDAQPQRIDGVSLPWTLRLESTAPSVFPNIVAQGDGSSISCRITVDDELKDERTSNGVNAQTFCLVKSA; encoded by the coding sequence GTGTTGGTCGGCGGGTTCACGGTGATGCGGGTCCGCACGTTCTTCGGCTCAGGCGACGGCACCGGCATCGCCAGCGCGAAGGTCGATGACACCAAGCCGTTCGATCCCAAGGTCGTGGTCTACGAGATCTACGGCCAGCCCGGTGCGACCGCCGACGTGAACTACCTCGATCTCGACGCCCAGCCCCAGCGCATCGACGGGGTCTCCCTGCCGTGGACGCTGCGGCTGGAGTCCACCGCGCCGTCGGTGTTCCCCAACATCGTGGCCCAGGGCGACGGCAGCTCGATCAGCTGCCGCATCACCGTCGATGACGAACTCAAGGACGAGAGAACCTCCAACGGCGTGAACGCCCAGACCTTCTGCTTGGTGAAATCTGCATGA